One Setaria italica strain Yugu1 chromosome I, Setaria_italica_v2.0, whole genome shotgun sequence DNA window includes the following coding sequences:
- the LOC101784479 gene encoding telomere repeat-binding protein 5, producing MMLQKRLSLEMESCGRGQAAAEIPRVPKSARGKRSARKKEAQSQMTMSAFDLLATVAGKLLDEGEGSLGNTSAGAPALNACVKQEQCDEEMEHFKHDVTDQDSCNESAILPHIVFQLVNHARNDDPKAKSEAQDKESSMISCTNADLGCNFRAIADSWSAESMEAGAFAGDAAASLMPAATAGFHKNAPDMYNLLDPMDVDVKPPPLVSSETTGEMPLHGDKICRSISLPRALKGVTGYAVDRDDDDDKSSGCTHPSTATNMDFRPNCTAEHSRVRKLLTCKYRKVAPARMHKSDLSYSDVERKPSFRNKKMHYTGQRTQRSTFKRRKLFDHHAVLASEFGRANGKGNTKVTGRDSNAASFEANKGTKSMPFQKSCASNDCHVKLRIKSFKVPELLVEIPDSATVGSLKKTVLEAVNAILGGGLRVGILHHGKKVRDDSKTLMQAGIGQDDILDNLGFSLEPNCTHNPSQVQPPEDISFIEAIDITEPLARIAPTDSSSKHGEVDVSHELALTPLAMNYQGSDHDSVHSPGGVSSPDKVSTNSRALVPVPAAGPNAGALVAVNKSKRSPEQGQRRIRRPFSVAEVEALVLAVEKLGTGRWRDVKLRAFDNAKHRTYVDLKDKWKTLVHTASISPQQRRGEPVPQELLDRVLAAQAYWSQQQAKLQPKTPPLTEARLLT from the exons ATGATGTTGCAGAAGAGGTTGTCCTTAGAGATGGAGTCGTGCGGTAGAGGCCAAGCTGCTGCGGAGATACCGCGCGTTCCCAAGTCCGCGAGG GGCAAGAGATCGGCCCGGAAGAAGGAGGCCCAGAGCCAGATGACGATGTCCGCATTCGACCTTCTCGCGACGGTGGCCGGGAAGCTGCTTGATGAGGGCGAGGGTTCGCTCGGGAACACGAGCGCCGGTGCCCCGGCCTTGAATGCGTGCGTGAAGCAGGAGCAGTGTGATGAGGAAATGGAGCATTTCAAGCATGATGTGACGGATCAGGATAGTTGTAATGAGAGTGCAATTCTCCCCCACATTGTGTTTCAGCTGGTGAATCATGCTCGGAATGACGATCCAAAGGCGAAGTCTGAAGCCCAGGACAAGGAATCCTCCATGATCAGCTGTACCAATGCTGATTTGGGTTGTAATTTCAGGGCAATCGCAGATTCTTGGTCGGCTGAATCCATGGAAGCTGGAGCCTTCGCTGGAGATGCAGCGGCGAGCCTGATGCCGGCTGCCACAGCGGGATTTCATAAGAATGCACCTGACATGTATAATTTGCTTGATCCAATGGATGTGGACGTGAAGCCTCCTCCTTTGGTCAGCTCTGAAACCACCGGTGAGATGCCATTGCATGGCGATAAAATTTGCCGCTCAATCTCCTTACCAAGGGCCCTGAAGGGTGTCACTGGGTATGCTGTAGATagagatgatgatgacgataAGTCCTCTGGGTGCACTCACCCAAGCACCGCTACTAACATGGATTTCAGGCCCAATTGTACGGCTGAGCATAGTAGGGTAAGGAAGCTGCTCACTTGTAAGTACAGGAAAGTTGCTCCAGCCAGGATGCACAAATCAGATCTTTCCTATAGTG ATGTTGAGCGGAAGCCTTCTTTCCGCAACAAGAAAATGCATTATACAGGACAGAGGACACAAAGGAGTACATTTAAGCGGAGGAAGCTCTTTGATCATCATGCAGTTCTAGCATCTGAATTTGGTAGAGCAAATGGAAAGGGAAACACAAAGGTTACTGGAAGAGACTCCAATGCTGCTTCTTTTGAAG CAAACAAGGGGACCAAGTCAATGCCATTCCAGAAATCTTGTGCATCAAATGATTGCCATG TGAAACTTAGAATTAAGTCTTTCAAGGTGCCTGAACTTCTTGTTGAAATCCCAGATAGTGCAACGGTTGGCTCACTAAAG AAAACTGTTCTTGAGGCAGTGAATGCCATTCTTGGAGGTGGTCTACGCGTTGGTATTCTTCACCATGGAAAGAAAGTCAGAGATGATAGTAAAACATTAATGCAGGCTGGGATTGGTCAGGATGATATCCTGGATAACCTTGGTTTTTCACTTGAACCCAACTGTACGCACAACCCATCACAAGTCCAACCTCCCGAAGATATCAGTTTCATAGAAGCCATTGATATTACTGAACCCCTCGCAAG GATTGCGCCTACTGACTCGTCTTCCAAACATGGTGAAGTCGACGTGTCCCATGAGCTTGCATTAACCCCCTTAGCAATGAACTACCAGGGCAGCGATCATGATTCTGTGCACTCCCCTGGGGGCGTCTCATCACCTGATAAAGTTTCCACAAACTCACGAGCTTTAGTTCCAGTTCCAGCTGCAGGCCCCAATGCAGGGGCTTTAGTTGCAGTGAATAAGTCAAAGAGGTCACCAGAGCAGGGGCAACGCCGTATCAGGCGTCCGTTCTCTGTTGCTGAAGTAGAAGCACTTGTGCTTGCAGTTGAAAAGCTTGGGACTGGAAG GTGGCGAGATGTTAAACTCCGCGCTTTTGACAACGCAAAGCACAGGACATATGTTGATCTTAAG GACAAGTGGAAGACGCTGGTGCACACGGCGAGCATCTCGCCTCAGCAGCGGCGTGGCGAGCCGGTGCCGCAGGAGCTGCTGGACCGGGTCTTGGCTGCCCAGGCCTACTGGTCCCAGCAGCAGGCCAAGCTCCAGCCTAAGACGCCCCCGCTGACTGAGGCTCGCTTGCTTACCTAA